In Streptomyces chartreusis, the following proteins share a genomic window:
- a CDS encoding DUF5133 domain-containing protein, with protein sequence MLLPAKAEVARQLRRYRAWERAMLAAPADLMVRATFEDTGYTLCVLMGKRCAREAVDAAERFLRITPAAYALEQDGRPRTASVSARRGPPRSRRRRRFHAER encoded by the coding sequence ATGCTGCTACCGGCCAAAGCCGAAGTCGCCCGGCAACTTCGGCGATACCGGGCCTGGGAACGAGCCATGCTCGCGGCCCCGGCCGACCTCATGGTGCGCGCCACCTTCGAGGACACCGGCTACACCCTCTGTGTGCTGATGGGAAAGCGCTGCGCCCGCGAGGCCGTGGACGCCGCCGAACGTTTTCTGCGGATCACTCCGGCCGCTTACGCCCTGGAGCAGGACGGACGGCCCCGTACGGCGAGCGTCTCCGCCCGGAGAGGACCGCCGAGATCGCGGCGGCGGCGGCGTTTCCATGCCGAGAGGTAG
- a CDS encoding pep a2: MKTAVPCYYHLDVEVSPERVGQVSRILAAHLRYWDLETLVEPVRHGAEMLLRAIDEHATDKNISIEMWWNGQHLITAVGDNDRALRPDHELRACLRHIALMSDGWGCCATESGSKVIWFSQRARAGERAPLVPAAPAPSLREARRVPRDVPATAVAHAADIRDGVLEEAR, from the coding sequence GTGAAGACCGCAGTGCCCTGCTACTACCACCTCGACGTGGAAGTGAGCCCCGAACGGGTGGGTCAGGTCAGCCGAATTCTGGCCGCCCACCTCAGGTACTGGGACCTGGAGACGCTTGTCGAGCCCGTCCGCCACGGCGCGGAGATGCTGCTCAGGGCCATCGACGAGCACGCTACGGACAAGAACATCTCGATCGAGATGTGGTGGAACGGCCAGCACCTCATCACGGCCGTCGGCGACAACGACCGCGCCCTGCGCCCGGACCACGAGCTGCGCGCCTGTCTCCGGCACATCGCCCTGATGAGTGACGGCTGGGGCTGCTGCGCCACCGAGTCCGGCAGCAAGGTCATCTGGTTCTCGCAACGCGCCCGCGCCGGCGAACGCGCCCCGCTCGTACCGGCCGCCCCCGCGCCCAGTCTGCGCGAGGCACGCCGCGTCCCCCGCGACGTGCCCGCCACGGCGGTCGCGCACGCGGCGGACATCCGGGACGGTGTCCTCGAGGAGGCCAGGTGA
- the glgX gene encoding glycogen debranching protein GlgX: protein MTARRRRDDRSRGVSAWSGHPYPLGAAYDGRGTNFAMFSEVAERVELVLVDDKGRHSAVPLTEIDGFVWHGYLPDVGPGQRYGYRVHGPWDPGLGHRCNPAKLLLDPYSRAVDGQVDNHASLFERTPGAPSPADSAGHTMLGVVTEPYFDWGDDSPPRRPYADTVIYEAHVRGLTRSHPDVPPELRGTYAGLAHPAIVEHLTSLGVTAVELMPVHQYVQDGVLQGRGLSNYWGYNTIGFFAPHNAYAARGTRGRQVDEFKSMVKALHAAGLEVILDVVYNHTAEGNERGPTLSFRGIDNASYYRLVDGDWAHYYDTTGTGNSLLMRHPYVLQLIMDSLRYWVTEMHVDGFRFDLAATLARQFHEVDRLSAFFDLIQQDPVISRVKLIAEPWDVGEGGYQVGNFPQLWSEWNGKYRDAVRDFWRAEPGSLGEFASRLTGSSDLYAHSRRRPRASVNFVTAHDGFTLRDLVSYNDKHNEANGENNRDGESHNRSWNCGAEGETRDPAVLGLRARQQRNFLATLLLSQGIPMLCHGDELGRTQRGNNNAYCQDNEVSWVDWRLTDDQRALADFTRHVIGLRAAHPVLRRRRFFQGETPTHPDQPLPDLVWLLPDGREMTPDDWRRSDAHAVAAFLNGDAIAEPDSCGRPVVDDSFLMLLNSYWEPMEFQLPDETYGERWTTLIDTSEQQSPPDEVEHKAGTAVLIERRSLVLLSRPSRRRA from the coding sequence GTGACCGCGAGACGGCGCCGCGACGACAGGAGCCGAGGGGTGTCCGCCTGGAGCGGGCACCCCTACCCGCTGGGAGCCGCGTACGACGGCCGGGGGACCAACTTCGCCATGTTCAGCGAGGTCGCCGAACGCGTCGAACTCGTCCTCGTCGACGACAAGGGCCGGCACAGCGCGGTCCCGCTGACCGAGATCGACGGCTTCGTCTGGCACGGCTATCTGCCCGACGTCGGCCCGGGGCAGCGCTACGGCTACCGGGTGCACGGCCCCTGGGACCCAGGGCTCGGCCACCGGTGCAATCCGGCGAAGCTGCTGCTCGACCCGTACAGCCGGGCCGTGGACGGCCAGGTCGACAACCACGCCTCCCTCTTCGAGCGCACCCCGGGCGCCCCGTCCCCGGCGGACAGCGCCGGGCACACCATGCTCGGCGTGGTCACCGAGCCGTACTTCGACTGGGGCGACGACAGCCCGCCGCGACGGCCGTACGCCGACACCGTCATCTACGAGGCGCACGTGCGGGGCCTGACCCGCAGTCACCCCGACGTCCCGCCCGAGCTGCGCGGCACCTACGCCGGGCTGGCACACCCCGCGATCGTCGAGCACCTCACCTCCCTCGGCGTGACCGCCGTCGAGCTGATGCCGGTGCACCAGTACGTCCAGGACGGCGTGCTGCAGGGCCGTGGTCTGTCCAACTACTGGGGCTACAACACGATCGGCTTCTTCGCGCCGCACAACGCCTACGCCGCCCGCGGCACCCGCGGCCGGCAGGTCGACGAGTTCAAGTCGATGGTGAAGGCGCTGCACGCGGCCGGTCTCGAAGTGATCCTGGACGTGGTCTACAACCACACCGCCGAGGGCAACGAACGCGGCCCGACGCTGTCCTTCCGGGGCATCGACAACGCCTCGTACTACCGCCTCGTGGACGGCGACTGGGCGCACTACTACGACACCACCGGCACCGGCAACAGCCTGCTGATGCGGCACCCCTACGTGCTCCAGCTGATCATGGACTCGCTGCGCTACTGGGTCACCGAGATGCATGTCGACGGCTTCCGCTTCGACCTCGCGGCGACCCTGGCCCGGCAGTTCCACGAGGTGGACCGGCTTTCCGCGTTCTTCGACCTGATCCAGCAGGACCCGGTGATCAGCCGGGTCAAGCTGATCGCCGAGCCCTGGGACGTGGGGGAGGGCGGCTACCAGGTGGGCAACTTCCCGCAGCTGTGGTCGGAGTGGAACGGCAAGTACCGGGACGCCGTACGGGACTTCTGGCGGGCCGAGCCCGGTTCGCTCGGCGAGTTCGCCTCCCGGCTGACCGGCTCCTCGGACCTGTACGCGCACAGCCGGCGCCGCCCGCGCGCCAGCGTCAACTTCGTCACCGCGCACGACGGGTTCACGCTGCGCGACCTCGTCTCCTACAACGACAAGCACAACGAGGCCAACGGCGAGAACAACCGGGACGGCGAGAGCCACAACCGGTCCTGGAACTGCGGCGCCGAGGGCGAGACCCGCGACCCGGCAGTGCTCGGGCTGCGCGCCCGCCAGCAGCGCAACTTCCTCGCCACGCTGCTGCTGTCGCAGGGCATCCCGATGCTCTGCCACGGCGACGAACTCGGCCGCACCCAGCGCGGCAACAACAACGCCTACTGCCAGGACAACGAGGTCTCCTGGGTCGACTGGCGGCTCACCGACGACCAGCGTGCCCTCGCCGACTTCACCCGGCACGTCATCGGCCTGCGCGCCGCCCACCCCGTGCTGCGCCGCCGCCGCTTCTTCCAGGGGGAGACCCCGACCCATCCCGACCAGCCGCTGCCCGACCTGGTGTGGCTGCTGCCCGACGGCCGTGAGATGACACCGGACGACTGGCGCCGCTCCGACGCGCACGCGGTCGCCGCCTTCCTCAACGGCGACGCGATCGCCGAGCCCGACTCGTGCGGGCGGCCGGTCGTGGACGACTCGTTCCTGATGCTGCTCAACAGCTACTGGGAGCCGATGGAGTTCCAGCTCCCGGACGAGACGTACGGCGAACGCTGGACGACACTGATCGACACCTCGGAGCAGCAGAGCCCCCCGGACGAGGTGGAGCACAAGGCAGGCACGGCGGTGCTGATCGAGCGCCGGAGCCTGGTCCTCCTGTCCCGGCCCTCGCGCCGACGCGCCTGA
- a CDS encoding VOC family protein yields MNNTKTPGSTADVVSTHSVFGAPCWVSLTSRDLEATQVFYTAVLGWRWRPAKLGDRFRVALVQNVPVAGIAAVASMWQMAVAWTPYFAVPSADEAVARVQERGGTAAVGPLSLPPGRAALLADRDGATFGIWEGELISNWETWRRAAPTFIRLHTRDAFDAALFYGEVLDWATEGPGYCEVHYEGGEVVLRSGGDAVARIESGAVGSAPDPTIRPHWQVHFAVEDVAECARDAELNGGSVLSKGSDEAVLRDPDGAQFTVTSRRER; encoded by the coding sequence ATGAACAATACGAAGACCCCCGGGAGCACGGCCGATGTCGTGTCCACACACTCCGTGTTCGGCGCACCCTGCTGGGTGAGCCTGACCAGCCGTGACCTGGAGGCCACCCAGGTGTTCTACACGGCCGTGCTCGGGTGGCGCTGGCGGCCGGCCAAGCTGGGCGACCGGTTCCGGGTCGCACTGGTGCAGAACGTGCCGGTGGCCGGGATCGCCGCGGTCGCCTCGATGTGGCAGATGGCCGTGGCCTGGACCCCTTACTTCGCCGTGCCGAGCGCGGACGAGGCGGTCGCCCGGGTCCAGGAACGCGGCGGTACCGCGGCCGTGGGGCCGCTCTCCCTGCCGCCCGGACGGGCCGCGCTGCTCGCGGACCGCGACGGGGCGACGTTCGGCATCTGGGAGGGCGAGCTCATCTCCAACTGGGAGACGTGGCGGCGGGCCGCGCCGACGTTCATCCGTCTGCACACGCGTGACGCGTTCGACGCCGCCCTGTTCTACGGCGAGGTTCTCGACTGGGCCACCGAGGGTCCGGGGTATTGCGAGGTGCACTACGAGGGCGGCGAGGTCGTGCTGCGCAGCGGGGGTGACGCGGTGGCGCGCATCGAGTCGGGGGCGGTCGGGTCGGCGCCGGATCCGACGATCCGTCCGCACTGGCAGGTCCACTTCGCGGTCGAGGATGTCGCGGAGTGCGCGCGGGACGCGGAGCTGAACGGGGGCAGCGTGCTATCGAAGGGCAGCGACGAGGCGGTGCTGCGGGATCCGGACGGGGCGCAGTTCACGGTGACCTCGCGCCGCGAGAGGTGA
- a CDS encoding ANTAR domain-containing protein yields MAPVPSEPADETDRILELEEEVDQLKEAVVSHAVVDQAIGMVVALGRVAPDEGWAVLKEVSQHTNIKLRRVAELILVWGREGEMPPEIRFELEEALERHGPTQIPEAGQD; encoded by the coding sequence GTGGCACCGGTACCGAGCGAGCCCGCCGACGAGACCGACCGGATCCTTGAGCTGGAAGAGGAAGTCGACCAGCTCAAGGAAGCGGTGGTCTCGCACGCCGTCGTGGACCAGGCGATCGGCATGGTCGTCGCGCTGGGCCGGGTGGCACCGGACGAGGGATGGGCGGTGCTGAAGGAGGTCTCCCAGCACACGAACATCAAGCTCCGCCGGGTCGCGGAACTGATTCTCGTCTGGGGCAGGGAGGGCGAGATGCCGCCCGAGATCCGCTTCGAGCTCGAAGAAGCGTTGGAGCGTCACGGCCCGACGCAGATCCCGGAGGCGGGGCAGGACTAA
- a CDS encoding RNA polymerase sigma factor SigF translates to MCAATRTKQHPHDDAPDTAEAFARLVGLPEGPERKVLKDELIQAWLPMAERIAVRFKGRGESLEDLYQVAALGLVKAVDHYDPARGHAFEAYAVPTITGEIKRHFRDHMWTLHVPRRVQDLRNRVRSSSKELSQQTSGRAPTIPEIAEHAQLSEDEVRTGMEALDCFSALSLEAEMPGTDGYALGDAIGGPDPAYEIVVDRVSVKPCLQRLPERERTILYLRFFRGMTQSRIACQLGISQMHVSRLLSGCFAHLREELLAEVR, encoded by the coding sequence ATGTGTGCCGCCACCAGAACGAAGCAGCACCCGCACGACGACGCCCCCGACACCGCGGAGGCGTTCGCACGGCTCGTGGGACTCCCCGAAGGGCCGGAGCGCAAGGTTCTCAAGGACGAACTGATCCAGGCCTGGTTGCCCATGGCCGAGCGGATCGCCGTCCGGTTCAAGGGCCGGGGCGAGTCCCTGGAGGATCTGTACCAGGTGGCCGCCCTGGGCCTGGTGAAGGCCGTCGACCACTACGACCCGGCCCGCGGTCACGCCTTCGAGGCGTACGCGGTGCCCACCATCACCGGTGAGATCAAGCGGCACTTCCGCGACCACATGTGGACGCTGCACGTGCCGCGCCGGGTCCAGGACCTGCGGAACCGAGTGCGCAGCTCCTCCAAGGAGCTGTCGCAGCAGACCTCGGGGCGGGCTCCCACGATTCCCGAGATAGCGGAGCACGCCCAGCTGAGCGAGGACGAGGTCCGCACCGGGATGGAAGCCCTGGACTGCTTCTCCGCGCTCTCGCTGGAGGCGGAGATGCCCGGGACGGACGGCTATGCGCTGGGGGACGCGATCGGCGGTCCCGATCCCGCGTACGAGATCGTCGTCGACCGTGTCTCCGTCAAGCCGTGTCTGCAACGGCTCCCGGAGCGCGAGCGGACGATCCTCTATCTCCGGTTCTTCCGCGGAATGACGCAGAGCCGCATCGCCTGCCAGCTCGGAATCTCACAGATGCATGTGTCCCGGCTGCTCAGCGGCTGCTTCGCCCATCTGCGTGAGGAGCTGCTGGCCGAAGTGCGGTGA
- a CDS encoding MarR family winged helix-turn-helix transcriptional regulator codes for MEQETFPEDLADALVGVQRLVRRRLRREMPAPPLRTAEVELLRLVVERPGIGISEAAKELYLAGNSVSTLVNQLARQGYLVRETDPADRRAARLLPTPAAEARLGEWRRRRSDLVRRQVSRLDEADRETLLAAIPALRRLAGNLREEAERP; via the coding sequence GTGGAACAGGAGACCTTCCCCGAGGACCTCGCGGACGCTCTCGTCGGCGTCCAGCGACTGGTCCGCCGCAGACTGCGCCGGGAGATGCCCGCCCCGCCGCTGCGCACCGCCGAGGTGGAGCTGCTCCGGCTGGTCGTGGAGCGGCCCGGCATCGGGATCTCGGAGGCGGCCAAGGAGCTGTACCTGGCGGGCAATTCGGTGTCGACGCTGGTCAACCAGCTGGCCCGGCAGGGCTACCTGGTCCGCGAGACCGACCCGGCCGACCGGCGCGCAGCCCGGCTGTTGCCCACCCCGGCGGCCGAGGCCCGGCTCGGCGAATGGCGCAGACGCCGCTCGGACCTCGTACGGCGCCAGGTGTCCCGGCTCGACGAGGCGGACCGCGAGACGCTGCTCGCGGCGATCCCGGCGCTGCGCAGACTGGCCGGCAACCTGCGTGAGGAGGCGGAGCGACCATGA
- a CDS encoding ABC transporter ATP-binding protein translates to MTRHPAEAVVCTGLAHAFGDTNAVDGLDLTVREGEVFGLLGPNGAGKTTAIRCMTTLLPVPAGMVRVFGHDAADDRMAVRRLLGYVPQQLSADAGLTGRENVALFARVFDVPRRERAARVGQALAAVGLTDAADRLAGTYSGGMVRRLELAQALVSAPRLLILDEPTIGLDPIARTGVWEHIGAVRAATGMTVLVTTHYMDEADQYCDRVGLMHHGRIRALGTPAELREGLGARRRAEGADGTASLPTLEDVFRDIAGSGLDESSGDFRDVRSTRRTARRVG, encoded by the coding sequence ATGACACGACACCCCGCCGAGGCCGTGGTCTGCACCGGGCTCGCCCATGCCTTCGGCGACACCAACGCCGTCGACGGACTCGACCTGACCGTGCGCGAGGGCGAGGTCTTCGGGCTGCTCGGCCCCAACGGCGCCGGGAAGACCACGGCGATCCGCTGCATGACCACCCTCCTGCCGGTGCCCGCCGGCATGGTCCGGGTCTTCGGGCACGACGCCGCGGACGACCGTATGGCCGTACGCCGGCTGCTCGGCTACGTCCCGCAGCAGCTGTCCGCGGACGCCGGCCTGACCGGCCGCGAGAACGTCGCCCTGTTCGCCCGGGTCTTCGACGTGCCCCGCCGCGAGCGCGCCGCACGGGTCGGCCAGGCCCTCGCCGCCGTCGGCCTCACCGACGCCGCCGACCGGCTCGCCGGCACCTACTCCGGCGGTATGGTCCGCCGGCTCGAACTCGCCCAGGCCCTGGTCAGCGCGCCCCGCCTGCTGATCCTCGACGAACCCACCATCGGCCTCGACCCGATCGCCCGCACCGGCGTGTGGGAGCACATCGGCGCCGTCCGCGCCGCCACCGGCATGACGGTCCTGGTCACCACCCACTACATGGACGAGGCCGACCAGTACTGCGACCGGGTCGGCCTCATGCACCACGGCCGTATCCGCGCCCTCGGCACTCCCGCCGAGCTCAGGGAGGGGCTCGGCGCGCGCAGGCGGGCCGAAGGGGCGGACGGCACCGCATCGCTGCCCACGCTGGAGGACGTCTTCCGCGACATCGCCGGCAGCGGGCTCGACGAGAGTTCAGGAGACTTCCGCGATGTCCGAAGCACCCGCCGCACCGCCCGCCGTGTCGGCTGA
- a CDS encoding ABC transporter permease has translation MSEAPAAPPAVSADRARPDGIDLLLRPPAPRAGWRVLPARVVAMCAVELQKLRHDRTELYTRAVQPALWLLIFGQTFTRIKAIPTGGIPYVDYLAPGIIAQSAMFIAIFYGIQIIWERDAGVLNKLLVTPTPRSALITGKAFAAGVKALIQAVVVIVIAALLGVALTWNPLKLLGVAVVVVLGSAFFACLSMTIAGIVLSRDRLMGFGQAITMPLFFGSNALYPLSVMPGWLQAVSKANPLSYQVDALRGLLIGSPAHLALDFAVLVVAAALGITAASSLLGRLAR, from the coding sequence ATGTCCGAAGCACCCGCCGCACCGCCCGCCGTGTCGGCTGACCGGGCCCGCCCCGACGGCATCGACCTGCTGCTGCGGCCACCCGCGCCCCGCGCCGGCTGGCGGGTGCTGCCCGCCCGGGTCGTCGCCATGTGCGCCGTCGAACTCCAGAAGCTGCGCCACGACCGCACCGAGCTCTACACCCGTGCGGTCCAGCCCGCCCTCTGGCTGCTGATCTTCGGCCAGACCTTCACCCGCATCAAGGCGATCCCCACCGGCGGCATCCCCTACGTCGACTACCTGGCGCCCGGCATCATCGCCCAGTCCGCGATGTTCATCGCCATCTTCTACGGCATCCAGATCATCTGGGAGCGGGACGCCGGCGTCCTCAACAAGCTGCTGGTCACCCCGACCCCGCGCTCGGCCCTGATCACCGGCAAGGCGTTCGCCGCCGGGGTGAAGGCGCTGATCCAGGCTGTCGTCGTGATCGTCATCGCCGCGCTGCTCGGCGTCGCGCTGACCTGGAACCCGCTGAAGCTGCTCGGCGTCGCCGTGGTCGTCGTCCTCGGCTCCGCCTTCTTCGCCTGTCTGTCGATGACCATCGCCGGCATCGTCCTCAGCCGCGACCGGCTGATGGGCTTCGGGCAGGCCATCACGATGCCGCTGTTCTTCGGCTCCAACGCCCTCTACCCGCTGTCGGTGATGCCGGGCTGGCTCCAGGCCGTCAGCAAGGCCAACCCGCTCAGCTACCAGGTCGACGCCCTGCGCGGCCTGCTCATCGGCAGCCCCGCCCACCTCGCGCTCGACTTCGCCGTCCTGGTCGTGGCCGCCGCGCTCGGCATCACGGCGGCCTCCTCGCTGCTGGGCCGGCTGGCCCGCTGA
- the hemC gene encoding hydroxymethylbilane synthase: MSVPELIRIVSRDSPMALAQVERVRAELAVLHPGVRTEVVPVKTTGDKWMGDLSQVEGKGAFTKEVDAALLVGEADLAVHCVKDIPADRPLPAGTTFAAFLKRDDVRDALIHPGGLTLDELPAGTRIGTSSVRRVAQLAATHPHLECVPFRGNANRRLEKLAAGEADALLLAVAGLERIGRTDVISEILSPEVMMPPIGAGILALQCREGDAELIDLVSGLGDPDTYREATAERMFLHVLQGHCNSPIAGYARVDRGGELSLRACVFTPDGKTRLNAHEWAGRLDPATLGTSVAVALLREGAREIIDGIPH, from the coding sequence ATGTCCGTCCCTGAACTGATCCGTATCGTCTCCCGCGACTCGCCGATGGCGCTCGCCCAAGTGGAGCGTGTCCGCGCCGAGTTGGCGGTCCTGCACCCCGGTGTCCGCACCGAGGTCGTGCCGGTGAAGACGACCGGTGACAAGTGGATGGGCGACCTGTCCCAGGTCGAGGGCAAGGGCGCCTTCACCAAGGAGGTGGACGCCGCCCTGCTGGTGGGCGAGGCCGATCTCGCCGTGCACTGCGTCAAGGACATCCCGGCCGACCGGCCGCTGCCCGCGGGAACGACGTTCGCCGCGTTCCTGAAGCGCGACGACGTCCGTGACGCGCTGATCCACCCCGGGGGGCTCACGCTGGACGAGCTGCCCGCCGGGACCCGGATCGGCACCTCCTCGGTGCGCCGCGTCGCGCAGCTGGCCGCCACTCACCCGCACCTGGAGTGCGTGCCGTTCCGCGGCAACGCCAACCGGCGGCTGGAGAAGCTCGCGGCCGGCGAGGCGGACGCGCTGCTGCTCGCGGTGGCCGGCCTGGAGCGCATCGGCCGCACGGACGTGATCAGCGAGATCCTCTCCCCCGAGGTGATGATGCCGCCGATCGGCGCGGGCATCCTCGCGCTCCAGTGCCGGGAGGGCGACGCCGAGCTGATCGACCTCGTCAGCGGTCTCGGCGACCCGGACACCTACCGGGAGGCCACCGCCGAGCGCATGTTCCTCCATGTGCTCCAGGGCCACTGCAACAGCCCGATCGCCGGGTACGCGCGCGTGGACCGCGGTGGCGAACTGTCACTGCGGGCCTGTGTGTTCACCCCGGACGGCAAGACGCGGCTGAACGCCCACGAATGGGCCGGCCGGCTGGATCCCGCGACGCTGGGCACGTCGGTCGCGGTGGCGCTGCTGCGTGAGGGCGCCCGCGAGATCATCGACGGCATCCCGCACTGA
- a CDS encoding MFS transporter: MGGTGPAPWRRAAVVAALMLAAFTFNTTENLPVGLLALMADDLRVSLAAVGALVTGYGLTVALASLPLAQVTRSVPRRYLLAGILGLLAVASWASALGGVSYGVLLAARVVTALAQAVFWSVMGPVAVGLFPPERRGRVIGMLSVGGSLATVAGVPAGTWLGGHTGWRTPFVLLGVLALVSLVTIAALLPTSRPQDGHAAYGAAPDRRGFRVVLAVTALSVTGAFAGFTYVVAFLDEVSGFGASAVSAVLFAFGGAALAGVAVAGPLLDRFPRATLTVPVAAQTVALLGLWATGHVPVAGVLLIMVLGASVSTVFMATQTQVLRVAPGRTETALAANSAAYNVGIAAGALLGGALLPVVGVRGTFLAGGLCTAAALMVQTRPARARRGAGIGRWRTSADL; encoded by the coding sequence ATGGGCGGTACAGGTCCGGCTCCGTGGCGGCGCGCCGCCGTCGTCGCGGCGCTGATGCTGGCGGCGTTCACCTTCAACACCACCGAGAATCTGCCGGTCGGGCTGCTCGCGCTGATGGCGGACGATCTGCGGGTGTCGCTCGCCGCCGTGGGCGCCCTGGTCACCGGGTACGGCCTGACCGTGGCCCTCGCCTCACTGCCGCTCGCCCAGGTCACCCGGTCGGTGCCGCGCCGGTATCTGCTCGCGGGGATCCTCGGGCTGCTCGCCGTGGCGAGCTGGGCGTCGGCTCTGGGCGGCGTGTCGTACGGGGTGCTGCTGGCGGCCCGGGTGGTGACGGCCCTTGCGCAGGCGGTGTTCTGGTCGGTGATGGGGCCGGTCGCGGTCGGCCTGTTCCCGCCCGAGCGCCGGGGGCGGGTGATCGGGATGCTGTCCGTCGGCGGTTCCCTGGCCACGGTGGCCGGCGTGCCCGCGGGGACGTGGCTGGGCGGGCACACCGGCTGGCGCACGCCGTTCGTACTGCTCGGGGTGCTCGCGCTCGTCTCGCTGGTGACGATCGCCGCGCTGCTGCCGACGTCCCGCCCGCAGGACGGTCACGCCGCGTACGGCGCCGCCCCCGACCGGCGCGGGTTCCGCGTCGTCCTTGCGGTGACGGCCCTGTCGGTGACCGGTGCCTTCGCCGGGTTCACTTATGTCGTCGCGTTCCTCGACGAGGTGAGCGGGTTCGGGGCGAGCGCGGTGAGTGCGGTGCTGTTCGCGTTCGGCGGGGCGGCGCTGGCGGGCGTCGCGGTGGCCGGGCCGCTCCTGGACCGCTTCCCGCGGGCGACGCTGACCGTGCCGGTGGCGGCGCAGACGGTGGCGCTGCTCGGGCTGTGGGCGACGGGCCACGTCCCGGTGGCGGGCGTGCTGCTGATCATGGTGCTGGGCGCGTCGGTCTCGACGGTCTTCATGGCGACGCAGACCCAGGTGCTGAGGGTCGCGCCGGGCCGCACCGAGACCGCCCTCGCGGCGAACTCGGCCGCCTACAACGTGGGCATCGCCGCCGGCGCCCTGCTCGGGGGCGCGCTGCTGCCGGTGGTCGGGGTGCGCGGCACGTTCCTGGCGGGAGGGTTGTGCACGGCGGCGGCGCTGATGGTACAGACCCGGCCCGCCCGGGCGCGGCGCGGTGCGGGAATAGGGCGGTGGCGTACGAGCGCGGACTTGTGA
- a CDS encoding ArsR/SmtB family transcription factor, with protein MPLALHLGTDDLTRCRFAISPLCQTHEALRMLRRPTRHGYHRGWLRRMRRTLAGLDLAPLWLFVPPVGGYTPDFLGAPPPEPYPSFDDELARMRATDPALAHAEMARSLACVPGLAESPQGRAALDDPAATVRRLADLTERAWHALLAPDWARHRAVLEADIAHRSRRAADGGLDALLTGLHPAVEWTGHTLTLSRYDELADAQRPDGRGVLLMPSVFVWPDVVSGFARPWQPTVIYPARGMGRLHDALPPRPPRALARLLGHQRAAVLAGLTAPCSTTELARRHELAPSTVSAHLSTLREAGLLESRRQGHYVLYARTPLGDALVEGDVGPGAR; from the coding sequence ATGCCGCTCGCCCTGCACCTCGGCACCGACGACCTGACGCGCTGCCGGTTCGCGATCTCGCCGCTCTGCCAGACCCACGAGGCGCTGCGGATGCTGCGCCGGCCCACCCGGCACGGCTACCACCGCGGCTGGCTGCGCCGGATGCGCCGTACGCTCGCCGGCCTGGACCTCGCACCCCTGTGGCTGTTCGTCCCACCCGTCGGCGGCTACACCCCCGACTTCCTGGGCGCGCCTCCGCCGGAGCCGTACCCGTCCTTCGACGACGAACTGGCCCGGATGCGCGCCACCGACCCGGCGCTGGCGCACGCGGAGATGGCCCGCTCTCTGGCCTGCGTGCCCGGACTCGCCGAGTCACCGCAGGGGCGTGCCGCGCTCGACGACCCCGCCGCGACCGTGCGGCGCCTGGCCGATCTCACCGAACGGGCCTGGCACGCGCTGCTCGCCCCGGACTGGGCCCGGCACCGTGCCGTACTGGAGGCGGACATCGCGCACCGCTCGCGCCGGGCGGCCGACGGCGGCCTCGACGCGCTGCTCACCGGTCTGCACCCGGCCGTCGAATGGACCGGCCACACCCTCACCCTGAGCCGCTACGACGAACTGGCCGACGCCCAGCGCCCGGACGGCAGGGGAGTGCTGCTCATGCCGAGCGTGTTCGTGTGGCCGGACGTGGTCAGCGGCTTCGCCCGGCCCTGGCAGCCGACGGTCATCTATCCCGCCCGTGGCATGGGCCGCCTGCACGACGCCCTGCCGCCGCGTCCGCCGCGGGCACTCGCCCGGCTGCTCGGCCACCAGCGCGCGGCCGTCCTCGCGGGTCTCACCGCGCCCTGCTCGACCACGGAGCTGGCCCGCCGTCACGAACTGGCCCCGTCGACCGTGTCGGCCCACCTGTCCACGCTGCGGGAGGCCGGGCTGCTGGAGTCCCGGCGCCAGGGCCACTACGTCCTGTACGCACGAACGCCCCTGGGCGACGCCCTCGTGGAGGGGGACGTCGGCCCGGGGGCGCGGTGA